One genomic segment of Brassica napus cultivar Da-Ae chromosome A3, Da-Ae, whole genome shotgun sequence includes these proteins:
- the LOC106451540 gene encoding rac-like GTP-binding protein ARAC1: MSASRFIKCVTVGDGAVGKTCLLISYTSNTFPTDYVPTVFDNFSANVVVNGATVNLGLWDTAGQEDYNRLRPLSYRGADVFILAFSLISKASYENVSKKWIPELKHYAPGVPIVLVGSKLDLRDDKQFFIDHPGAVPITTAQGEELKKLIEAPAYIECSSKSQENVKGVFDAAIRVVLQPPKQKKKKSKAQKACSIL; the protein is encoded by the exons ATGAGTGCATCAAGGTTCATAAAATGCGTCACGGTTGGTGATGGAGCTGTTGGCAAAACATGTTTGCTTATCTCTTACACCAGCAACACCTTTCCCACG GACTATGTTCCGACTGTTTTTGATAACTTTAGTGCCAATGTGGTTGTTAATGGAGCCACGGTCAATCTAGGCTTGTGGGATACTGCAG GGCAGGAGGACTACAACAGATTAAGACCATTGAGTTACCGTGGTGCAGATGTTTTCATTCTAGCCTTCTCTCTGATTAGTAAGGCTAGTTATGAGAATGTCTCCAAGAAGTGGATCCCTGAGTTGAAGCACTATGCTCCTGGTGTCCCCATTGTCCTTGTTGGTTCCAAACTAG ATCTTCGGGATGACAAACAGTTTTTCATCGACCATCCTGGTGCTGTCCCTATTACCACTGCTCAG GGAGAGGAGCTCAAGAAGCTAATTGAAGCGCCTGCTTACATCGAGTGCTCTTCAAAATCACAAGAG AACGTGAAGGGAGTCTTTGATGCAGCGATCAGAGTGGTCCTTCAACCTCCAAagcagaagaaaaagaagagtaaAGCACAAAAGGCTTGCTCCATTTTGTAA
- the BNAANNG08350D gene encoding senescence/dehydration-associated protein At4g35985, chloroplastic: MESSPTPKLYPTIDTSTTTAPPPISSSSSSSSTNNLYPSLDVDDLVNNIFPDQTTTASAPPVSTEEVILTIPGAILHLIDKSYSVELAVGELQILRLVQGDITVAVFARVADEIQWPLTKDAPAVKVDESHYFFSLRPVNESGSDHPTDNNDILNYGLTIASKGQEPLLEKLDEILADYSSFTEEKVETAMDLTAAKETSPSELTGKRKKMVEKQCTAYWTKLAPNVEDYSGVAAKMIAAGSGQLIKGILWCGDVTMDRLVWGNDFMKRKLTKAEKEREVSPATLRRLKRVRKMTKMTEKVAKGVLSGAVKVSGFFTSSVVNSAAGKKLFGLLPGEMVLATLDGFNKVCDAVEVAGKNVMKTTSTVTTEIVDHKYGAKTAEATNAGLGAAGHALGTAWTVFKLRQVLNPKSAVKPSSLATTVIKTAAKERKKGKKSSK, encoded by the exons ATGGAATCCTCTCCGACTCCCAAGCTTTACCCAACCATCGACACTTCAACCACCACTGCTCCTCCCCcgatctcctcctcctcctcttcctcttctaccAACAATCTCTACCCCTCGCTCGACGTGGATGATCTCGTCAACAACATCTTCCCGGATCAAACAACGACAGCCTCTGCTCCTCCGGTATCAACGGAGGAAGTGATTCTCACAATCCCCGGCGCGATTCTCCACCTCATCGACAAATCCTACAGCGTCGAGCTCGCCGTCGGAGAGCTCCAGATCCTCCGTCTCGTTCAGGGAGACATCACCGTCGCGGTTTTCGCCCGCGTCGCCGACGAGATCCAGTGGCCGTTGACCAAAGACGCACCCGCCGTGAAAGTCGACGAGTCTCACTACTTCTTCTCGCTCCGACCCGTTAACGAATCCGGATCGGATCACCCGACCGACAACAACGACATATTGAACTACGGACTCACCATCGCTTCCAAGGGGCAAGAGCCGTTGCTGGAGAAGCTAGACGAGATCTTAGCTGACTACAGCAGCTTCACGGAGGAGAAAGTGGAAACGGCGATGGATTTAACGGCGGCGAAGGAGACGTCGCCGTCGGAGTTGACggggaagaggaagaagatggtgGAGAAGCAGTGCACGGCGTACTGGACGAAGCTGGCTCCCAATGTGGAGGACTACAGTGGAGTGGCGGCGAAGATGATCGCTGCTGGCTCAGGACAGCTGATCAAAGGGATACTTTGGTGTGGAGACGTGACGATGGACCGTCTCGTGTGGGGTAACGACTTCATGAAACGGAAGCTGACGAAAgcagagaaggagagagaagtTAGCCCTGCTACTCTGAGACGTCTTAAAAG AGTGAGAAAGATGACGAAGATGACAGAGAAAGTGGCGAAAGGAGTGCTTTCCGGGGCTGTAAAAGTTTCTGGATTCTTCACTAGCTCAGTGGTGAATAGCGCAGCTGGGAAGAAACTATTTGGTCTTCTTCCTGGAGAAATGGTTCTCGCAACACTTGACGGATTCA ACAAGGTATGTGATGCTGTTGAAGTAGCGGGAAAGAACGTTATGAAAACAACTTCAACTGTCACTACTGAAATTGTCGATCACAA GTATGGAGCAAAGACAGCAGAGGCGACAAACGCTGGGCTTGGAGCAGCAGGGCATGCTCTTGGAACGGCGTGGACAGTTTTCAAGTTAAGACAAGTTCTCAACCCAAAGAGTGCAGTTAAGCCATCATCGTTGGCTACTACTGTAATTAAAACGGCAGCTAAAGAAAGGAAGAAGGGGAAAAAGAGTTCCAAGTAG
- the LOC106451532 gene encoding LOW QUALITY PROTEIN: F-box protein At4g35930 (The sequence of the model RefSeq protein was modified relative to this genomic sequence to represent the inferred CDS: deleted 1 base in 1 codon; substituted 1 base at 1 genomic stop codon), whose amino-acid sequence MGKVSPKDSDSKISTRKKKLKSSNNKYLKPEALVQLCYSKASATAKSNNDLGKKRVPVFDSKPARSNVIAVEDVSSPRSPLLSSPVNVVKRSSLVRPMKFDDLQVESSKKSPLMLSPVSIVMQNSLLRTPKTPPQAEPCDSESQFESLPMDLLVKIVCHLHHDQLKAVFHVSQRIRAAVSVSDLVFSFASMFXSFNYTTPDRSRQEMLSVLTPMPINRWPFVSKGDENYRIMGSPHTPKAPRHAPRPPCRTKLAEMKQITAVLFQDQTAFPSRCSVPSVLQRPTLFKPLAPKHPRVLFYEDELCQAVAQNNLQ is encoded by the exons ATGGGGAAGGTATCGCCGAAGGATTCGGATTCGAAGATCtcaacgaggaagaagaagctgaagagttCGAATAACAAGTACTTAAAGCCTGAGGCTCTTGTTCAGCTTTGTTACAGCAAAGCTTCCGCTACTGCTAAGTCTAATAATGATTTGGGGAAGAAACGTGTACCTGTGTTTGATTCTAAGCCTGCTAGGAGCAATGTGATTGCTGTGGAAGATGTTAGTTCTCCCAGAAGCCCTCTTTTATCGTCCCCTGTTAACGTTGTTAAGAGGAGCAGTCTGGTGAGGCCGATGAAGTTTGATGATTTGCAGGTGGAGAGTAGTAAGAAGAGTCCTTTAATGTTATCTCCTGTGAGTATTGTTATGCAAAACTCGCTGTTGAGGACTCCGAAGACGCCGCCACAAGCTGAGCCTTGTGACTCTGAGTCTCAGTTTGAGTCTCTTCCCATGGATTTACTG GTTAAGATTGTGTGTCATCTGCATCATGACCAGCTGAAGGCAGTGTTCCATGTTTCTCAGAGAATAAGGGCAGCTGTAAGTGTT TCTGACTTGGTTTTTAGTTTTGCATCCATGTTTTAATCTTTCAATTATACAACGCCAGACCGCTCAAGGCAGGAGATGCTGAGTGTTCTGACCCCAATGCCAATAAATCGTTGGCCTTTTGTTAG CAAGGGTGATGAAAACTATAGGATCATGGGAAGCCCACACACCCCAAAGGCACCGAGACATGCTCCTCGACCCCCTTGCCGAACTAAACTAGCGGAGATGAAGCAAATCACCGCTGTTCTTTTCCAAGACCAGACAGCTTTCCCTTCCAGGTGCAGCGTTCCTTCGGTTCTCCAGAGGCCGACTTTGTTCAAACCACTGGCTCCAAAGCACCCTCGCGTGCTCTTCTACGAAGATGAGTTATGTCAAGCTGTTGCTCAAAACAACCTTCAGTGA
- the LOC106451584 gene encoding chaperone protein dnaJ 11, chloroplastic, with protein MLSSSPTSFTHPFLSTSPPLSPISPPSRSPRLPPPLVSASCSYTCTEDPPRLHQIPRRTTPANALLYEILEVPRGATSQDIKSAYRRLARICHPDVAAGTDRSNSSADEFMKIHAAYCTLSDPDKRSVYDRRMLRRSRPLTVSTSGMGSYVGRNWETDQCW; from the coding sequence ATGCTTTCTTCGTCTCCAACCTCCTTCACTCATCCCTTCCTCTCCACGTCTCCGCCTCTCTCCCCCATATCCCCGCCGTCTCGCTCACCTCGCCTCCCGCCTCCTCTCGTCTCCGCCTCTTGCTCCTACACCTGCACGGAGGATCCGCCGAGGCTGCACCAGATCCCGCGGCGAACGACGCCGGCGAACGCTTTGCTCTACGAGATTCTAGAGGTTCCTCGCGGCGCGACGAGCCAGGATATCAAATCGGCTTACCGGCGATTGGCTAGGATCTGCCACCCCGACGTGGCGGCGGGAACCGATCGGAGTAACTCTTCGGCGGATGAGTTCATGAAGATCCACGCGGCGTACTGTACGCTCTCTGATCCTGACAAACGCTCTGTTTACGATCGGAGGATGCTTCGTCGGAGCCGTCCGTTGACCGTCAGCACCTCCGGGATGGGCAGTTACGTTGGACGGAACTGGGAAACCGATCAGTGCTGGTAG
- the LOC106451523 gene encoding DNA ligase 1, translating to MSRCFPFPPPGYVVNGIRDEAMIESIKGGEEKCDKELRRKERKRDKKDKKGDKEKKDKEKKDKKDKKRKEREGESEKHSHKRRRKEEVVAKDVQNIQKVDVFGKLKESEINCLEKSSLTVEPELVQSTSQNSCDSTLNSNEKDKKQPFNARHNSNELPKEEMEMQMQPLDGSRHNNNDSESIIRIRLPIRRPKDPEVMMMMTNKDQPCPSRDIKLDSLVTKEQPQQRPCSTSAPEQEKRKKHTSSRKHKEKKVPSSTQETYQPSSLCRLCPPSLAEHFLNVVENWVPNTIESRVELTNSEDEDESWWLVKKKPSSHKIDTSKQLNRNNEIKEVVISSSIAWPRASLLPEADVYALPYTVPF from the exons ATGTCTCGGTGTTTCCCGTTCCCGCCACCTGGATATGTAGTGAACGGAATCCGCGATGAGGCTATGATCGAATCGATCAAG GGGGGAGAGGAGAAATGTGATAAAGAACTAAGGAGGAAGGAGAGAAAAAGAGATAAGAAGGATAAGAAAGGAGATAAGGAGAAGAAGGATAAGGAAAAGAAAGATAAGAAGGATAAAAAGAGGAAGGAGAGGGAAGGTGAAAGCGAAAAACACTCTCATAAGAGACGTcgtaaagaagaagttgttgcCAAAGATGTTCAGAACATCCAGAAAGTTGATGTTTTTGGCAAACTAAAAGAAAGTGAAATAAACTGTTTGGAGAAGAGCAGCCTTACTGTGGAACCTGAGCTGGTTCAGTCCACGTCTCAGAACTCTTGTGATAGCACTCTTAACAGCAATGAGAAGGACAAGAAGCAGCCTTTCAATGCTAGACATAACAGCAATGAGCTACCTAAGGAGGAGATGGAGATGCAGATGCAGCCTCTCGATGGTAGTAGACATAACAACAACGACTCTG AAAGCATCATTCGGATTCGATTGCCTATACGAAGGCCGAAAGATCCtgaggtgatgatgatgatgaccaaCAAGGATCAACCTTGTCCTTCCCGGGATATAAAGTTAGATAGTCTTGTTACTAAAGAACAGCCGCAACAACGTCCTTGTTCCACTTCTGCACcagaacaagagaagagaaaaaaacacaCTTCCTCAAGGAAACACAAAGAGAAGAAAGTGCCGTCTTCTACTCAAGAAACTTATCAACCTTCAAGCCTATGCAGGTTGTGCCCTCCATCATTGGCGGAGCACTTCTTGAATGTAGTTGAGAATTGGGTCCCTAACACGATCGAGAGCAGAGTAGAGCTAACTAACTCTGAAGATGAAGACGAATCTTGGTGGttggtgaagaagaagccaagtaGCCACAAGATCGACACAAGCAAACAGCTTAACAGAAACAATGAGATCAAGGAAGTAGTAATAAGCAGTTCAATAGCATGGCCACGTGCTAGCCTTTTACCAGAAGCTGATGTCTACGCCTTACCTTACACCGTCCCTTTCTGA
- the LOC106451566 gene encoding cold shock protein 1 has translation MALEEQSAARSTGKVNWFNDSKGYGFITPDGGGEELFVHQSSIVSEGYRSLAIDDLVEFEITQGTDGKTKAVDVTAPGGAPLKKKETSSRGGGARRVGGGGGCYNCGEAGHLAKDCRDDGGERGGGASCYSCGESGHLARDCLQKSSGSERGGGCYTCGEAGHFARDCVQKGSGGGERGSGGGGGACYTCGGVGHMARDCATKRQSGTCYECGGTGHLARDCDQRGSGGGGGKNAGGGGGKCYKCGEGGHFARECSVA, from the coding sequence ATGGCGTTAGAGGAACAATCCGCGGCGAGATCCACCGGGAAGGTGAACTGGTTCAACGATTCCAAGGGATACGGTTTCATCACCCCCGACGGCGGCGGAGAAGAGCTTTTCGTTCACCAGTCCTCCATCGTCTCCGAAGGCTACAGGAGTCTAGCCATCGACGATTTGGTCGAGTTCGAAATCACTCAGGGAACCGACGGGAAGACCAAAGCCGTCGACGTCACCGCTCCGGGTGGTGCTCCTCTTAAAAAGAAGGAGACTAGCTCCCGCGGTGGCGGCGCTAGGCGAGTCGGCGGCGGCGGAGGGTGTTATAATTGCGGCGAGGCTGGTCATCTTGCTAAGGATTGCCGTGACGACGGCGGTGAGCGTGGAGGAGGAGCGTCTTGTTACAGTTGTGGTGAGTCTGGTCACTTGGCTAGGGATTGCCTTCAGAAATCAAGCGGCAGTGAACGTGGCGGCGGGTGCTACACTTGCGGTGAAGCTGGTCATTTTGCTAGGGATTGCGTTCAGAAAGGAAGCGGCGGCGGTGAACGTGGAAGCGGTGGCGGCGGTGGTGCTTGTTACACGTGTGGTGGAGTCGGTCACATGGCGAGGGACTGTGCGACGAAGAGACAGTCTGGTACATGTTACGAGTGTGGAGGTACTGGTCACTTGGCGCGTGATTGTGACCAGAGAGGAAGCGGTGGAGGTGGCGGTAAAAACGCAGGTGGAGGTGGTGGAAAGTGTTACAAGTGTGGTGAAGGAGGTCATTTTGCAAGGGAATGTTCTGTTGCTTGA
- the LOC111215661 gene encoding uncharacterized protein LOC111215661, producing the protein MDDLAKQILTRPIQLADQVVKAGDEATINKQECAEIKSKTEKLAALLRQAARASSDLYERPTRRIIDDTENVLQKALTMVQRCRDDGYIMRLFNIIPAAAFRKMISQLENSVGDVSWLLRVSTPAGNDDDEGVGYLGLPPIAANEPILCLIWEQIAVLMTGSPDDKADAAASLASLAKDNPRHVKLIIEEGGVNPLLKLVKEGKIDGQENAARTIGLLGRDPESVEQMIQAGVCSVLANILKEGSMRVQAVVAWAVSELVDGNHAKCQELFAQNNVIRLLVSHLAFETVQEHSKYAVVAGRATSMHHAVVMASKTNTSSKENLLPALHEEEDNEMNPLPNQMHSIIKTTMAMKSVKSVTGDDEKPPPEKSYSGISKPFSAAHQSRNASVTRGRELEDPATKAYMKAMAARALWKLAVGNATICRVITESRALLCFAVLLEHGDEETKYNTAMAIMEITAVAEENADLRRSAFRRTSSACKAVVDQLFRIVENADAGSELLIPCVKSIGNLARTFKSAETHMIVPLVKLLDDGEPELAAEVAVALGKFTTEDNFLRKEHSKTIIDAGGSKLLVQLAYFGENGAQIPALILLSYVAMNVPDSEQLAKDEVLTVLERASKQGNVIEEEDMEHLLYEAKSRLELYQSRGARGFHV; encoded by the coding sequence ATGGATGATCTAGCCAAGCAGATACTGACACGACCGATTCAACTCGCAGACCAAGTGGTCAAAGCCGGAGACGAAGCCACAATCAACAAGCAAGAATGCGCGGAGATCAAGTCCAAGACGGAGAAGCTCGCCGCTCTCCTCCGCCAAGCAGCGCGTGCGAGCTCCGACCTCTACGAGCGCCCCACGCGCCGTATCATCGACGACACTGAAAACGTTCTCCAGAAGGCATTGACCATGGTCCAGAGATGCCGCGACGACGGCTACATAATGCGCCTCTTCAACATCATCCCCGCCGCGGCATTCCGGAAAATGATCTCTCAGCTGGAAAACTCCGTCGGCGACGTCTCGTGGCTCCTCCGTGTCTCGACTCCCGCCGGTAACGACGACGACGAAGGGGTCGGTTACTTAGGTCTCCCTCCCATCGCTGCCAACGAGCCGATCTTGTGTTTGATCTGGGAGCAAATCGCGGTTCTGATGACCGGTTCGCCGGATGATAAAGCCGACGCCGCGGCGTCCTTAGCATCCTTAGCGAAAGACAACCCTAGACACGTGAAGCTAATCATAGAGGAAGGTGGAGTCAACCCTCTGTTGAAGCTAGTGAAAGAAGGAAAAATCGACGGCCAAGAAAACGCGGCGAGGACGATCGGGCTGTTGGGCCGAGACCCGGAGAGCGTGGAGCAGATGATACAAGCTGGTGTTTGTTCAGTGCTAGCGaatattttaaaagaaggtTCGATGAGGGTCCAAGCCGTTGTGGCTTGGGCCGTTTCTGAGCTTGTTGATGGGAACCACGCCAAGTGTCAAGAGCTGTTCGCGCAAAATAACGTTATCCGCCTTCTCGTGAGCCATTTAGCGTTTGAGACGGTTCAAGAGCATAGCAAATACGCGGTCGTCGCGGGAAGAGCCACGTCGATGCATCACGCCGTCGTGATGGCGAGCAAAACTAATACTAGTAGTAAAGAGAATCTCCTCCCCGCGCTGCACGAGGAGGAAGATAACGAGATGAATCCATTGCCGAATCAGATGCATAGCATCATCAAGACCACGATGGCGATGAAGTCGGTTAAATCCGTTACCGGCGACGACGAGAAACCGCCGCCGGAGAAGAGCTACAGCGGAATCAGCAAGCCGTTCAGCGCGGCGCATCAGTCGCGAAACGCGTCGGTGACGCGAGGGAGGGAGCTGGAGGATCCGGCGACGAAGGCCTACATGAAGGCGATGGCGGCGAGGGCGCTGTGGAAGCTCGCGGTGGGAAACGCGACGATCTGCCGAGTCATCACCGAGTCGAGAGCCTTGCTCTGCTTCGCGGTTCTGCTCGAGCACGGAGACGAGGAGACGAAGTACAACACGGCCATGGCGATAATGGAGATCACCGCCGTGGCGGAGGAAAACGCCGATCTGAGAAGATCCGCGTTCAGACGCACTTCCTCGGCGTGCAAAGCGGTCGTTGACCAGCTGTTCCGAATCGTTGAAAACGCAGACGCGGGATCCGAACTGCTCATCCCCTGCGTTAAGTCCATCGGGAACTTAGCTCGGACGTTCAAGTCCGCGGAGACGCATATGATCGTGCCTCTGGTGAAACTCCTCGACGACGGAGAGCCGGAGCTAGCGGCGGAGGTGGCAGTTGCGCTAGGGAAGTTCACGACGGAGGATAACTTCTTAAGGAAGGAGCATTCGAAGACCATCATCGACGCAGGAGGATCGAAGCTTCTCGTGCAGTTAGCGTACTTCGGGGAGAACGGAGCTCAGATTCCGGCGTTGATTCTGCTGAGCTACGTGGCGATGAACGTGCCGGACAGCGAGCAGCTGGCTAAAGACGAAGTGCTGACGGTGTTGGAGAGGGCGTCGAAGCAAGGGAATGTGATAGAGGAAGAAGACATGGAACATTTGTTGTATGAAGCTAAGAGTAGACTTGAGCTTTATCAGTCACGAGGAGCCAGAGGCTTCCATGTATGA